The DNA region aggcaaTGCCAGAATTCCACCATTGTCATTGAGCCCTCTCccgtggtggtgaccctgcccggacccatcctcagctccttcccgcagAACACCGCTGTCGGATCCTCCACCTccgctgctgttggcagcatcctcagctgccaGGGAGTGCCCATCACCTCGGGGGGCTTTGacctctcctgcatttccaacCGCTACTGTGGCAGAAGGTGCAACCCCTGCTAAAGGTGCTGGACACTGATCCCAGGCAAGGTCCCCCTGGAAATCACAACATGGCACTGGACAGTAGGacaaatgctgtgctgctgtttttgccCTGCAAGACAGAAAGGACGGGGCCACCTGGGCTTTGCTGACAACATGGAGAAAGTCTACCgatattctctttttctccctcttcctatCTAAtgtcttggttttctttttgcctcagAGATCTCTGG from Excalfactoria chinensis isolate bCotChi1 chromosome 21, bCotChi1.hap2, whole genome shotgun sequence includes:
- the LOC140261355 gene encoding feather keratin Cos1-1/Cos1-3/Cos2-1-like yields the protein MKTERDKKGAHAYLVPKKKEVHLQSRDMSCCNPCVPCQPCGPTPLASSCNEPCVRQCQNSTIVIEPSPVVVTLPGPILSSFPQNTAVGSSTSAAVGSILSCQGVPITSGGFDLSCISNRYCGRRCNPC